The following proteins are encoded in a genomic region of Novosphingobium sp. PP1Y:
- a CDS encoding VOC family protein has protein sequence MKLRSIELALPDPSGAAAFMIEIWGMAPAEVRGDTHYLRGSGSFPYLVAFEKSEEEFVRSTTFVCSGDELGDLKKRVAETGWPARPSRSEDPGEGEGILVELPEGEILRFLVDSAEVEPIDGGDLPVKLTHVVFNSADAEATGHAVEDVLGFRVSDRTKGMVFVRCNDSHHSTAFARAGFSSLNHIAFEMADIDAVMRGIGRLRDSKLAPAWGPGRHGPGANVYAYYIAPFGPVIEFSTAVEKVPDDYKVGTPEDWTWPPNRIDQWGISDKDFGGLRAAEERFRFRRDWDAAPLGN, from the coding sequence GTGAAACTGCGTAGCATCGAACTGGCGCTGCCCGATCCGTCCGGCGCCGCCGCATTCATGATCGAAATCTGGGGGATGGCCCCGGCAGAGGTGCGCGGCGATACGCATTACCTGCGTGGGTCAGGTTCGTTTCCCTATCTCGTTGCCTTTGAAAAGTCGGAAGAAGAATTCGTGCGCTCGACCACTTTCGTGTGCTCGGGCGATGAACTCGGCGATCTCAAGAAACGCGTGGCCGAGACCGGATGGCCGGCTCGGCCCAGCCGAAGCGAGGACCCGGGCGAAGGCGAGGGAATTCTCGTCGAATTGCCGGAAGGCGAGATCCTGCGTTTCCTGGTCGATTCCGCCGAAGTGGAGCCGATCGACGGCGGGGACCTTCCCGTCAAACTCACCCATGTCGTCTTCAATTCGGCCGATGCCGAAGCGACTGGCCACGCGGTCGAGGATGTGCTGGGCTTTCGCGTATCGGACCGGACCAAGGGCATGGTCTTCGTGCGTTGCAACGACAGCCACCATTCGACGGCCTTTGCCCGGGCAGGCTTCAGCTCGCTCAATCACATCGCTTTCGAGATGGCTGACATCGATGCGGTCATGCGCGGCATCGGGCGACTGCGCGACAGCAAGCTCGCTCCGGCGTGGGGACCGGGTCGTCATGGACCGGGTGCGAACGTCTATGCCTATTACATCGCGCCTTTCGGTCCGGTGATCGAGTTTTCGACCGCCGTCGAAAAAGTGCCCGATGACTACAAGGTCGGCACGCCCGAGGACTGGACCTGGCCGCCCAACCGCATCGACCAGTGGGGCATCTCGGACAAGGACTTCGGCGGTCTTCGCGCAGCCGAGGAGCGGTTCCGCTTCCGCCGCGACTGGGATGCCGCTCCGCTTGGAAATTAA
- a CDS encoding amidohydrolase family protein, which yields MRTLIRRVSIFDGTGTASQLGSVLVEGERIVRVAMGGDALSGEAAEVVIDGLGKTLMPGMVDAHTHLTWASSVEKIYHQFILPAEELKGAAWRNARVLLDHGFTSLYSAGALSDKVEPELAAAIAAGDTPGPRLVPSTLERSPEGAEGVETGDVFNGRGPDAMKGFVAYCKDEGVRSIKLVVSGEDALKPGSAMDVLYTREEMMAAGEATREAGLWIACHTYSPEAIGLALDAGARILYHCSFADEATIERMVAEKDRFFYAPGAGVSVAALEASPPPHVDMSHMKASAAQRMELEGKLVPELKRRGVRVLIGGDYGFPFNPNGRNARDLEHFVKYFGFTPAEALRSATQYGGELMGLDVGLVREGYLADLLLVDGDPTQDVAILQDKDRLAMIMKGGVLYKAPANLEAVG from the coding sequence ATGCGGACCCTGATCCGCCGAGTTTCCATTTTCGATGGCACGGGCACTGCGTCGCAGCTCGGCAGCGTCCTTGTCGAAGGCGAGCGTATCGTGCGCGTGGCGATGGGCGGGGATGCCCTGTCCGGCGAGGCAGCTGAAGTCGTGATCGATGGCTTGGGCAAAACGCTCATGCCGGGCATGGTCGATGCGCATACGCACCTGACCTGGGCCTCCTCGGTCGAGAAGATCTATCACCAGTTCATCCTGCCCGCTGAAGAACTCAAGGGCGCGGCATGGCGCAACGCCCGCGTGCTGCTCGATCATGGCTTCACCAGCCTCTATTCGGCGGGCGCCCTGAGCGACAAGGTCGAACCCGAGCTGGCCGCCGCCATCGCCGCAGGCGATACGCCGGGGCCGCGCCTTGTGCCCTCTACGCTCGAGCGCAGCCCTGAGGGCGCTGAAGGCGTCGAGACCGGGGATGTCTTCAACGGCCGTGGGCCAGATGCGATGAAAGGCTTCGTCGCCTACTGCAAGGACGAAGGCGTCAGGTCGATCAAGCTCGTGGTCTCAGGCGAGGATGCTCTCAAGCCCGGATCGGCCATGGATGTCCTTTATACCCGTGAGGAGATGATGGCCGCCGGCGAGGCGACCCGTGAGGCCGGCTTGTGGATAGCTTGCCACACGTACTCGCCCGAAGCGATCGGACTTGCGCTCGATGCTGGCGCGCGCATTCTCTATCACTGTTCCTTTGCCGACGAGGCGACCATCGAGCGCATGGTGGCCGAGAAGGACAGGTTTTTCTATGCACCGGGTGCGGGCGTCTCTGTCGCGGCGCTGGAAGCCAGCCCGCCTCCACACGTCGATATGTCCCACATGAAGGCCAGCGCAGCCCAGCGCATGGAGCTTGAAGGCAAGCTCGTTCCCGAGCTGAAGAGGCGCGGCGTACGGGTACTGATCGGCGGCGATTACGGCTTTCCCTTCAATCCCAACGGCCGCAATGCCCGTGACCTCGAACATTTCGTCAAGTATTTCGGTTTCACGCCGGCGGAAGCCCTGCGTTCTGCAACGCAATACGGCGGCGAGCTCATGGGCCTCGATGTTGGCCTCGTCCGCGAAGGGTATCTTGCCGACCTCCTGCTTGTGGATGGCGATCCGACGCAGGATGTCGCGATCCTTCAGGACAAGGATCGCCTTGCGATGATCATGAAGGGCGGTGTCCTCTACAAGGCACCTGCCAACCTGGAAGCAGTTGGCTGA
- a CDS encoding TonB-dependent receptor produces the protein MDYRKVMLLSGIAMSVLSVPAMAQEAQADDMGVTGGDIIVTASRRAERLQDVPIAVSAVTGDQLAESGFQKLTDIQYQFSGVQFGTSPNDSGFRLRGVGSAGGFSSSSEQNVGTVVDNVVIPFGNPINSLGDLERVEVLKGPQGTQFGKNASSGVINITTKRPDPTAFSGKAFVSYGELNEWNVNGSVNLPVSQNSALAVFGFYRSNDGFIKNVYLDKKWGGEESYGARAKFLLEGSDDFSIYLIGDYSKIKRTGPGQLWTLNRLPDDVAFNPLMAARFASLSALGVTPGYDNSKSVEDYGGYSSEQNYGASLEINLGLGDYSLTSVTAWRRLDEGPQQFAIDATSMPIFTAQPTGVDQTFLSQELRISSPAGSALEFTGGVYASRRKVGDDNDFNRAQLRPAYPFTPIDLDGLAATPIVDISSGQGNTQTRSDSLAAFFDGKYHVSDRFAVIGGLRYQYDWVKASYFSIIDPSYPPFSVDFDYAVPGFVTPYAATDELRGSTRKGDWSGRFGGEFKINPDVMLFGTIARGYLGPTVTFSGLTGTRTSVKPQTVRDITIGLKSQLFDRAVTFNANLFFDKYRNLQTSVFNGVEFITENAGGFTAKGFEVDASWRVAPELSFNGGFTYSDTKFTDYVTACPNVVKAGYSCYLADDGVTSLVQAKGEPLSGAPKYSATFGADVRLPISDTLQFDWSANFYYRSRVQYAVVEKFAYQNGYGTIGLNAGIGHPDGNWRVGVFARNLLDQRFHSAIIALPFADAGAYVNWMTREGRRTLGVSAQMKF, from the coding sequence ATGGACTACAGGAAAGTTATGCTCCTCTCAGGCATTGCCATGAGCGTTCTGAGCGTGCCGGCAATGGCCCAGGAGGCACAGGCAGACGATATGGGTGTGACCGGCGGTGACATCATCGTGACGGCGTCACGCCGCGCCGAGCGCCTGCAGGATGTGCCGATCGCTGTTTCTGCCGTTACCGGCGACCAACTCGCGGAAAGCGGTTTCCAGAAACTCACCGATATCCAGTACCAGTTCTCCGGCGTGCAGTTCGGCACTTCGCCCAATGATTCCGGGTTCCGCCTGCGCGGCGTAGGCAGCGCCGGGGGCTTCTCCAGCTCTTCGGAGCAGAACGTGGGTACCGTCGTCGATAACGTCGTCATTCCTTTCGGAAACCCGATCAACTCGCTGGGCGACCTTGAGCGCGTTGAGGTCCTCAAGGGGCCACAAGGCACGCAGTTCGGCAAGAATGCATCGTCGGGCGTGATCAATATCACCACCAAGCGGCCCGATCCCACGGCATTTTCGGGCAAGGCCTTCGTCAGCTACGGAGAGCTCAACGAATGGAACGTGAATGGCAGCGTCAATCTGCCGGTCTCGCAGAATTCCGCACTGGCGGTCTTTGGCTTCTACCGCTCAAACGATGGCTTCATCAAGAACGTCTACCTCGACAAGAAGTGGGGCGGCGAGGAAAGCTACGGTGCGCGGGCCAAGTTTCTGCTCGAAGGCAGCGACGACTTTTCGATCTACCTCATCGGCGATTATTCGAAGATCAAGCGCACCGGGCCCGGCCAGCTCTGGACCCTCAATCGCCTGCCGGATGATGTCGCGTTCAATCCGCTCATGGCCGCGCGCTTTGCCAGCCTTTCCGCGCTCGGCGTAACCCCCGGCTACGACAACAGCAAGTCGGTAGAGGACTACGGCGGGTATAGCTCCGAGCAGAACTACGGCGCTTCGCTCGAGATCAATCTGGGGCTCGGCGATTACAGCCTGACTTCCGTGACGGCATGGCGTCGTCTCGACGAGGGGCCGCAGCAATTCGCCATCGACGCGACCAGCATGCCCATCTTCACGGCGCAGCCGACCGGCGTAGACCAGACGTTCCTCTCGCAGGAGTTGCGCATCAGTTCGCCGGCCGGCAGCGCGCTGGAATTCACCGGGGGCGTTTATGCCTCGCGGCGCAAGGTGGGTGACGACAACGACTTCAACCGGGCACAGCTGCGGCCTGCCTACCCGTTTACGCCGATCGATCTCGATGGCCTTGCTGCGACCCCGATCGTCGACATTTCGAGCGGTCAGGGCAATACGCAGACCCGGTCTGACTCGCTGGCCGCATTCTTCGACGGCAAATATCACGTAAGCGACCGGTTCGCGGTGATCGGCGGACTTCGTTACCAGTACGACTGGGTCAAGGCTTCGTACTTCTCGATCATCGATCCAAGCTATCCGCCCTTCTCGGTGGACTTCGACTATGCCGTTCCAGGTTTCGTTACGCCTTATGCCGCAACAGACGAACTGCGCGGCAGTACCAGGAAGGGTGACTGGTCCGGTCGCTTCGGTGGAGAGTTCAAGATCAATCCGGACGTCATGCTGTTCGGTACGATTGCCCGCGGATACCTGGGGCCGACGGTGACCTTCTCGGGGCTCACCGGAACCAGGACAAGCGTCAAGCCGCAGACGGTTCGCGATATCACGATCGGCCTGAAGTCGCAGCTGTTCGATCGCGCGGTGACCTTCAACGCCAACCTGTTCTTCGACAAGTACAGGAACCTGCAGACTTCGGTCTTCAATGGCGTCGAGTTCATTACCGAGAATGCGGGTGGTTTCACGGCCAAGGGCTTCGAGGTCGATGCATCCTGGCGCGTCGCCCCGGAACTCTCCTTCAATGGCGGCTTCACTTATTCGGACACCAAGTTCACCGACTACGTGACCGCGTGCCCGAACGTCGTGAAGGCCGGCTATAGCTGCTATCTCGCCGACGATGGGGTGACCAGCCTTGTCCAGGCAAAGGGCGAGCCGCTCTCGGGTGCGCCCAAGTACAGCGCCACTTTCGGGGCTGACGTGCGCCTGCCCATCAGTGACACGCTCCAGTTCGACTGGTCTGCGAACTTCTATTACCGCAGCCGCGTGCAATATGCCGTGGTCGAGAAGTTCGCTTACCAGAACGGCTATGGCACCATCGGCCTTAACGCGGGGATCGGCCATCCGGACGGCAATTGGCGGGTCGGCGTCTTCGCGCGCAATCTGCTCGACCAGCGCTTCCACTCGGCCATCATTGCTCTTCCGTTCGCCGATGCGGGGGCCTACGTAAACTGGATGACCCGTGAAGGACGTCGTACACTCGGCGTCTCGGCACAGATGAAGTTCTGA
- a CDS encoding LysR family transcriptional regulator has protein sequence MVTPSPDPAPRSSQHQIDPRAMLTFRAVCEAGSISGAARLLNISQPSVSNTIALLESRLGTVLFERGRGGITLTEEGIALRRRADSLAILLRDTASEVQHASQRIAGPLQIGGTPGALLTLLPGAIKRVEELVGEFALSVVERPDAQLFEMLRLGEIELAFVTTQIERLPPDILGTTCTRDPFALIVGAQHAEMPDAISLRDVEHCRWVLPEARGAFRRQVDALFISAGVAVPGTVIRCDSLLTTRAIVRETDRVTVLPRTVALDGISSGSLRAVAIKEAVFERSVGVLRISGRKLSPLAEAMVQALAAEI, from the coding sequence ATGGTTACGCCAAGCCCCGATCCCGCGCCGCGCTCAAGTCAGCACCAGATCGATCCACGCGCCATGCTCACATTCAGGGCGGTGTGCGAGGCCGGTTCGATCAGCGGCGCTGCGCGGCTGCTCAACATTTCGCAGCCTTCGGTGTCCAACACGATAGCCTTGCTCGAAAGCAGGCTTGGCACAGTCCTGTTCGAGCGCGGTCGCGGCGGTATTACATTGACCGAGGAAGGCATTGCCCTGCGTCGGCGTGCCGATTCTCTGGCCATCCTGCTCAGGGACACCGCGAGCGAAGTTCAGCACGCCAGCCAGCGCATCGCCGGGCCTTTGCAGATCGGCGGCACGCCTGGTGCCCTGCTCACATTGTTGCCCGGCGCGATCAAGCGGGTGGAAGAGCTTGTCGGTGAGTTTGCCCTGAGCGTCGTCGAACGGCCCGATGCGCAGCTCTTCGAGATGTTACGCTTGGGCGAGATCGAGCTGGCCTTCGTCACCACCCAAATCGAACGGCTTCCTCCCGATATTCTGGGAACGACGTGCACGCGCGATCCTTTCGCATTGATCGTGGGGGCCCAGCACGCGGAAATGCCCGACGCAATTTCCCTGCGCGACGTCGAGCACTGCCGCTGGGTGCTGCCCGAGGCGAGAGGTGCCTTTCGCCGCCAGGTCGATGCGCTTTTCATTTCCGCGGGTGTAGCGGTTCCCGGGACGGTCATTCGCTGCGATTCGCTCCTCACCACGCGCGCCATCGTGCGGGAGACAGACCGGGTAACGGTCCTCCCACGCACCGTGGCTCTCGATGGAATTTCAAGTGGCTCGCTTCGAGCCGTTGCGATCAAGGAAGCGGTGTTCGAGCGCAGCGTCGGTGTCTTGCGCATTTCCGGGAGAAAGCTGTCTCCTCTTGCCGAAGCGATGGTCCAGGCTCTTGCCGCAGAAATATAG
- a CDS encoding fumarylacetoacetate hydrolase family protein: MITYISFERPDGTTSFGRLQGDRVLDLGAPGTAAWIKDWIDGDLAELGVSGEFDYTAVKLLPVIPNPGKILCVGLNYATHVAETGREQKEHPAIFTRWADTLVAANAPLVRPPESERFDYEGELAVIIGKGGRRIAREDALSHVAGYSIFNDASVRDWQRHNIQFTPGKNWPATGAFGPAMVPAAQIEDLGAQRVQTRLNGELVQDQPISDMIWDIATVIEYCSTFTELQPGDVIASGTPGGVGDKRKPPLYMKGGDTVEVSIGVIGTLTNPVADEA; the protein is encoded by the coding sequence ATGATCACGTATATCAGTTTTGAACGGCCCGACGGTACGACCAGTTTTGGCCGCCTTCAAGGCGACAGGGTTCTCGACCTCGGTGCACCGGGCACGGCGGCATGGATCAAGGATTGGATTGACGGCGATCTTGCCGAGCTGGGCGTTTCCGGCGAATTCGATTACACCGCCGTCAAGCTCCTGCCCGTCATTCCCAACCCGGGCAAGATCCTGTGCGTCGGATTGAACTATGCGACGCATGTGGCCGAAACCGGCCGCGAGCAGAAGGAACACCCGGCGATCTTCACGCGCTGGGCCGATACCCTGGTTGCCGCAAACGCGCCCTTGGTGCGTCCTCCCGAAAGCGAACGCTTCGATTATGAGGGTGAACTGGCCGTGATCATCGGCAAGGGCGGGCGCCGCATTGCGCGCGAGGATGCACTGAGCCATGTCGCCGGTTATTCGATTTTCAACGATGCCTCGGTGCGCGACTGGCAGCGACACAACATTCAGTTCACGCCCGGCAAGAACTGGCCCGCGACCGGCGCCTTCGGCCCTGCGATGGTTCCGGCTGCGCAGATCGAAGACCTTGGCGCGCAGCGCGTCCAGACCCGGCTCAATGGCGAACTGGTTCAGGACCAGCCGATTTCCGACATGATCTGGGATATCGCCACGGTCATCGAGTACTGCTCGACCTTTACCGAGCTGCAGCCCGGGGATGTTATCGCCAGCGGCACCCCGGGCGGTGTCGGCGATAAGCGCAAGCCGCCGCTCTACATGAAAGGCGGGGACACCGTCGAGGTCTCCATCGGCGTGATCGGTACCCTCACCAATCCGGTCGCCGACGAAGCCTGA
- a CDS encoding bifunctional 3-(3-hydroxy-phenyl)propionate/3-hydroxycinnamic acid hydroxylase: MIIDVVIVGCGPVGALAANLLGRAGLSVLVLEKELEHYPLPRAVHLDHEMMRLFQSAGVIDRVENDMVATDGHLHVGADHGVIRYMGTVGKPRPFGWANDYFFYQPELEAHLRDGFAALKNVEMKLGATFTDLVQNGDAVTVFYELHGKIEEVTSRWVIGTDGSRSAVRKALGVRLDDLKFEEPWLVVDAEVEGPVTFPEITGVPADADLQRLSVMMCDPDRPATVVPGRRNHRRWEFMLLPGEDDAAMMQPEKVGELVGAWMADVPHRIVRAATYRFHGLVAEQWKMGAVFLAGDAAHQTPPFFGQGMCHGLRDVANLAWKMDAIVNRGADPALLDTYQQERDPHVRAVIGAAVDAGRYICELDRERAAARDAEIREKARQRKGETAHDLIPAIERGAVLTGTTGAGERFVQPILEDGGKLDEFTGQGWRLFVRGVPFVVEEPGLAVFAAADLPDNGAILSWLDARRVDAVLVRPDHYVFGTATGDFAALLAARRQMLFAEQELTA, from the coding sequence ATGATCATTGATGTCGTTATCGTGGGGTGCGGCCCGGTGGGCGCACTGGCAGCGAACCTTCTCGGCCGCGCGGGATTGTCTGTCCTCGTGCTCGAGAAGGAACTGGAGCACTATCCGCTGCCGCGCGCAGTCCATCTCGACCACGAGATGATGCGCCTCTTCCAGTCTGCAGGTGTTATCGACCGTGTCGAAAATGACATGGTGGCGACTGACGGTCACCTGCATGTCGGTGCCGACCATGGCGTGATCCGCTACATGGGCACGGTCGGCAAGCCGCGCCCGTTCGGATGGGCCAACGATTACTTCTTCTACCAGCCCGAGCTTGAAGCGCATCTGCGGGATGGCTTTGCAGCCCTGAAAAATGTGGAGATGAAGCTGGGCGCTACCTTCACCGACCTGGTCCAGAACGGCGACGCCGTCACCGTTTTCTATGAACTGCATGGCAAGATCGAGGAAGTGACGTCGCGCTGGGTAATCGGCACCGACGGTTCGCGCAGCGCAGTGCGCAAGGCGCTCGGCGTTAGACTTGACGACCTCAAGTTCGAGGAACCCTGGCTTGTCGTGGACGCCGAAGTCGAGGGCCCGGTCACGTTCCCCGAAATCACGGGCGTTCCTGCCGATGCGGATCTGCAACGCCTTTCGGTGATGATGTGCGATCCCGACCGTCCGGCGACGGTCGTTCCCGGAAGGCGCAATCATCGCCGATGGGAATTCATGCTGCTGCCGGGCGAAGACGATGCGGCGATGATGCAGCCGGAGAAAGTCGGCGAGCTTGTCGGTGCGTGGATGGCAGATGTCCCTCACCGCATCGTGCGTGCGGCGACTTATCGTTTCCACGGCCTCGTGGCCGAGCAGTGGAAAATGGGGGCCGTCTTCCTTGCCGGCGATGCGGCCCACCAGACGCCGCCGTTCTTCGGTCAAGGCATGTGCCATGGGCTGCGCGATGTCGCCAACCTGGCCTGGAAAATGGATGCGATTGTCAATCGCGGCGCCGATCCGGCCCTTCTCGATACCTATCAGCAAGAGCGCGACCCCCATGTGCGCGCCGTGATCGGCGCGGCAGTCGATGCCGGGCGCTACATCTGCGAGCTCGACCGCGAAAGGGCGGCCGCACGCGATGCCGAAATCCGCGAGAAGGCGAGGCAGCGCAAGGGAGAGACCGCTCACGACCTGATCCCGGCGATTGAGCGCGGGGCTGTCTTGACGGGCACGACCGGTGCGGGCGAACGCTTCGTGCAACCGATCCTGGAGGACGGCGGCAAGTTGGACGAATTTACCGGTCAGGGTTGGCGCCTGTTCGTGCGCGGCGTTCCCTTCGTCGTTGAAGAGCCGGGCCTTGCGGTGTTCGCCGCCGCCGATCTTCCCGACAATGGGGCCATCCTGTCCTGGCTTGATGCGCGACGGGTCGATGCGGTCCTCGTGAGACCCGATCACTATGTGTTCGGCACAGCCACTGGGGACTTCGCAGCCTTGCTTGCTGCCCGGCGGCAGATGCTATTTGCAGAACAGGAATTGACCGCATGA
- a CDS encoding heme-binding protein, with the protein MTLTLELAQAIMAGALAEARRRKAKPLAVIVLDAGAHPVAFAREDKASLFRFDIARAKASGAIGMDADTSVLAERARSNPVFFHSVSDVVGGQIAFSPGGVVIRNALGMAIGAVGISGDTGECDAECAHAGIAAAGLSRETIS; encoded by the coding sequence ATGACCCTGACGCTTGAACTGGCACAGGCCATCATGGCCGGTGCACTCGCCGAGGCTCGGCGACGCAAGGCGAAGCCGCTGGCGGTTATCGTCCTCGATGCAGGCGCGCATCCGGTCGCTTTCGCTCGCGAAGACAAGGCCAGTCTGTTTCGCTTCGACATCGCGCGGGCCAAGGCGAGCGGCGCCATCGGCATGGACGCCGACACCTCGGTGCTTGCAGAACGCGCCAGGAGCAACCCGGTGTTCTTCCACAGCGTGAGCGATGTTGTCGGCGGGCAGATCGCCTTTTCGCCCGGCGGCGTCGTCATCCGCAATGCGCTTGGCATGGCGATCGGCGCAGTCGGAATCAGCGGAGATACCGGCGAATGCGACGCCGAATGCGCCCATGCCGGCATAGCCGCAGCAGGACTTTCCAGGGAGACGATCTCGTGA